A genomic window from Candidatus Pelagisphaera phototrophica includes:
- a CDS encoding PQQ-dependent sugar dehydrogenase, which translates to MLFRYLSSLTFLLVPFLLLGEEREAWTSSKISGSPDLPPPYVAEAVWPHITFNQGLDITLLESEGLIFVTERFGKIWQVPSDLKSRPKSAILFADMKEHIPSLNRLLGLAFHPEFARNRKFYLYYALNTQEPGFACGLSQFEVDAKGNIVPGSRVRLMHFPADGHTGGDLQFGPDRMLYVPIGDLVPPSPPDPKRAAQDLGQIAGKILRIDVDSKDRGLPYGIPKDNPFLGVEGARPEVWAYGLRNPWKIAFHPENGELWLGDVGWEQWEMVYRIEKGGNYGWSVMEGPMPTNPYQDTGPSPISHPIVNYDHYSGASITGGYFVSSDRLPRLKGSYVYGDYVTGKVWAMSWDGGKVTANLEIADTRQDIVTFGIDESGDILFLELGPSAPLQRLVSNPNLEETSQFPTKLSETGLFRDAADQIASVGVYEFKINTPMWQDGYESDYWVGMPDRSGLKTTAEARRGSPVMNYLKPDDMVLAKTIHKDGHRVETQILHFDGFWKGYSYRWNESQTDATLVDKEGLNTEIQGRPYRFPSRSECIRCHGSNFNRPLAFFPGQMNRDGQLDRFKDLGLVDKEFVEMAAAQPLVNPNRSEEPIESRARSWLHSNCAHCHKVSGGSGLTAQMNIAVPTSQLELMGHAPKRGYFGLDQASQIEPGNPYRSILYYRVATKGAGHMPMVGAQTLDKEGVRLVHDWIRSMSPDASVPAYSLEPKSVEEALVLYHKIQSGELSIEEREKAIAVCSNHAEPFIANLFIGIELE; encoded by the coding sequence ATGCTTTTTAGATACCTCAGTTCCCTCACTTTCTTATTGGTTCCTTTCCTCTTGTTAGGCGAAGAGCGCGAAGCGTGGACTTCTTCGAAAATCTCTGGCTCTCCTGATTTGCCTCCACCGTATGTGGCGGAAGCTGTCTGGCCACATATCACCTTTAATCAGGGATTGGATATAACGTTGCTTGAGTCGGAGGGTCTGATATTCGTAACTGAGCGATTTGGAAAAATTTGGCAGGTGCCATCGGATTTGAAAAGCCGGCCAAAATCGGCGATCCTTTTTGCGGATATGAAAGAACATATTCCCAGTCTGAATCGGCTGCTGGGTTTGGCGTTTCACCCTGAATTCGCGAGAAACAGGAAATTCTATCTATACTATGCACTAAATACCCAGGAACCAGGATTCGCTTGTGGATTGAGTCAGTTTGAAGTGGATGCGAAGGGAAACATTGTTCCGGGGAGTCGAGTAAGACTGATGCATTTCCCCGCGGACGGTCATACCGGAGGCGATTTACAGTTTGGACCTGATAGGATGCTATATGTGCCGATTGGTGACTTGGTTCCTCCTTCTCCTCCTGATCCAAAAAGGGCCGCCCAAGACTTGGGGCAAATTGCGGGTAAGATCCTTCGTATCGATGTTGATAGCAAAGACCGTGGGTTGCCTTATGGTATCCCGAAAGACAATCCCTTCCTTGGTGTCGAAGGAGCACGTCCCGAGGTCTGGGCTTACGGGCTGCGCAATCCATGGAAGATCGCTTTTCATCCTGAGAACGGTGAATTGTGGCTAGGCGATGTCGGATGGGAGCAATGGGAAATGGTCTATCGTATTGAAAAGGGAGGAAATTATGGTTGGTCCGTGATGGAAGGCCCCATGCCGACCAATCCCTACCAGGATACCGGTCCCTCTCCGATTTCGCATCCAATCGTAAATTACGATCACTATTCGGGGGCGTCGATAACGGGAGGCTATTTCGTTTCGAGTGACCGGCTTCCTCGTTTGAAAGGATCGTATGTGTATGGTGACTACGTAACAGGTAAGGTCTGGGCTATGTCGTGGGATGGTGGGAAAGTGACCGCAAATCTTGAAATTGCGGATACGCGACAAGATATTGTCACCTTTGGAATAGATGAGAGTGGCGATATCCTTTTTCTCGAATTGGGTCCGAGCGCACCACTACAGCGTCTGGTTTCCAACCCAAACCTGGAGGAGACCAGCCAATTCCCGACAAAGTTGAGTGAGACAGGCTTGTTTAGGGATGCCGCCGACCAAATTGCCTCGGTGGGTGTGTACGAATTCAAAATTAATACACCCATGTGGCAAGATGGTTATGAATCTGACTACTGGGTGGGGATGCCGGATCGTAGCGGTCTCAAGACTACGGCTGAAGCGCGTCGAGGGTCCCCAGTTATGAATTACTTGAAGCCTGACGACATGGTACTCGCGAAGACGATTCACAAAGACGGCCATCGAGTAGAAACACAGATCCTCCATTTCGATGGGTTCTGGAAGGGATATAGTTACCGGTGGAATGAGAGTCAAACCGACGCAACGCTCGTTGATAAGGAAGGATTGAATACTGAGATTCAAGGACGACCCTATCGATTCCCTAGTCGATCCGAGTGTATTCGTTGCCACGGAAGCAACTTCAATCGACCGCTCGCATTTTTTCCAGGTCAGATGAACAGGGATGGGCAGCTCGACCGATTCAAAGACCTTGGGCTTGTAGATAAGGAGTTCGTGGAAATGGCAGCGGCTCAGCCATTGGTAAATCCGAACAGAAGTGAAGAACCGATCGAATCACGGGCTCGTTCGTGGCTCCACTCGAATTGCGCCCATTGCCACAAGGTCTCGGGAGGTTCCGGATTAACGGCTCAAATGAATATCGCCGTTCCCACCAGCCAGCTCGAGCTGATGGGGCATGCTCCGAAGCGGGGCTATTTTGGACTGGATCAGGCTTCCCAAATCGAACCGGGCAATCCGTATCGGTCAATTCTCTACTATCGCGTTGCGACGAAAGGAGCCGGGCACATGCCTATGGTAGGTGCTCAGACGCTCGACAAAGAAGGTGTGCGACTCGTGCATGACTGGATACGTTCCATGAGTCCGGATGCGTCCGTTCCAGCATATTCTCTCGAGCCAAAAAGTGTTGAAGAGGCGCTCGTCTTGTATCACAAAATCCAGTCGGGTGAACTTTCGATCGAGGAGCGAGAGAAGGCAATTGCGGTTTGTTCGAATCACGCGGAACCATTTATCGCCAATCTGTTTATAGGAATTGAACTAGAGTAG
- a CDS encoding sugar phosphate isomerase/epimerase family protein: protein MSREGLTLAYHNHDPELRLAGREFHHILASTDPRYVKFCLDSHWISRGFGDSNVALYAVIKLYGDRIVELHIRQSRESIWTETLGDGDIDYSFLTKFTREICIHPLVTVEQAAEETSPNTMDSLAAHKISLARARDIFASFLS, encoded by the coding sequence TTGTCGAGAGAAGGGCTAACCCTAGCCTATCACAACCACGACCCAGAACTGAGATTGGCCGGCCGCGAATTCCATCACATACTCGCTTCAACCGATCCTCGGTATGTAAAATTCTGCCTTGACTCACACTGGATATCCCGTGGCTTCGGAGATTCAAATGTCGCCCTGTACGCCGTAATCAAACTTTACGGCGATCGAATCGTCGAGCTCCATATCCGACAGTCGAGAGAAAGTATCTGGACCGAAACACTAGGCGATGGGGACATCGATTACAGCTTTCTCACGAAATTCACACGTGAAATTTGTATTCACCCTCTCGTGACAGTCGAACAAGCCGCAGAGGAAACCTCTCCAAATACCATGGATAGCTTGGCCGCCCACAAAATCTCCCTCGCGAGAGCACGGGATATCTTCGCATCCTTTCTTTCGTAA
- a CDS encoding sulfatase-like hydrolase/transferase, with product MKSILYSLLAILLSLASFQTVHAASNQPNVIIIYTDDQGTVDLSCYGTSDIHTPHIDSLAERGVRFRQMYSPSAICSASRAGLLTGRFPARAGVPGNVSSEEGVPGMPTEEVTIAELMKGAGYKTGHIGKWHLGYTPETMPNAQGFDYSWGHMGGCIDNYSHFFYWKGPNRHDLWRNGEHIHEDGFFFQDSMAREINGFITRNRDKPFFVYWALNSPHYPLQGTAKWRDYYKDLSSPRNKYNAFVSTLDEKIGEMLTHLDQTGLTDNTLIIFQSDHGHSTEERTFFGGGSAGIYRGAKGCLFEGGIRVPSIITLPEVIPENQVRDQMVTGVDWFPTLAEFCGIELPGHHIDGKSIKDVVLDNNANSPHETFYWHLGSGKNPEWVVREGDWKLLGNPEDRSDKAPLGKDDALFLANLRLDPTEMSNLATQYPEVVKRLSGLQNDFSMSIQETLTSEQ from the coding sequence ATGAAATCAATTCTATACTCCCTCCTAGCCATCCTACTCTCGCTCGCCTCCTTCCAGACTGTCCACGCCGCAAGCAATCAACCCAACGTCATCATCATTTACACCGATGATCAGGGCACTGTAGACCTGAGCTGCTATGGAACCTCCGACATTCACACGCCACACATTGATTCGCTCGCTGAACGCGGGGTCCGTTTCCGGCAGATGTATTCGCCCTCCGCTATCTGCTCCGCCAGTCGGGCCGGTTTGCTAACTGGGCGCTTTCCTGCCCGAGCAGGCGTTCCCGGCAACGTAAGCTCGGAGGAAGGCGTTCCTGGAATGCCGACTGAAGAAGTAACAATCGCCGAGCTCATGAAAGGAGCTGGATACAAAACTGGGCACATCGGAAAATGGCATCTTGGATACACACCCGAAACAATGCCCAACGCTCAAGGCTTCGACTACTCATGGGGCCACATGGGCGGATGTATCGACAACTACTCCCATTTCTTCTACTGGAAAGGGCCCAATCGGCACGATCTCTGGCGGAACGGTGAGCACATTCATGAGGATGGCTTCTTTTTCCAAGATAGTATGGCTCGCGAGATCAATGGCTTCATTACCCGAAACCGCGATAAACCGTTCTTTGTCTACTGGGCTCTGAATTCACCCCACTACCCTCTTCAAGGTACTGCCAAGTGGCGCGACTACTACAAAGATCTCTCGTCACCGCGAAACAAGTACAATGCCTTCGTCTCCACGCTCGATGAAAAGATCGGCGAAATGCTGACCCATCTCGATCAAACCGGGTTAACTGACAATACGCTTATCATTTTCCAATCCGATCATGGGCACTCCACCGAAGAACGGACCTTCTTCGGAGGCGGCTCGGCAGGCATTTATCGCGGGGCCAAAGGCTGCTTGTTCGAAGGGGGCATCCGCGTCCCTTCAATCATTACGCTTCCCGAAGTGATCCCTGAAAACCAAGTGAGGGACCAAATGGTAACCGGAGTCGACTGGTTCCCCACGCTTGCGGAATTTTGTGGCATCGAACTTCCCGGACACCACATCGATGGCAAATCCATTAAAGACGTCGTTTTGGACAACAACGCAAACTCTCCCCACGAAACCTTCTATTGGCACCTCGGCAGCGGTAAAAATCCGGAATGGGTTGTCCGCGAAGGCGACTGGAAACTGCTCGGCAACCCGGAAGACCGTTCCGACAAAGCTCCCCTTGGAAAGGACGATGCCTTGTTTCTGGCTAATCTTAGATTAGATCCTACGGAAATGTCTAATCTCGCTACCCAATACCCAGAAGTCGTTAAACGCCTTTCTGGGCTTCAAAACGATTTCTCGATGAGTATTCAAGAAACTCTCACTTCGGAACAGTGA